Proteins found in one Magnolia sinica isolate HGM2019 chromosome 5, MsV1, whole genome shotgun sequence genomic segment:
- the LOC131245433 gene encoding probable alpha,alpha-trehalose-phosphate synthase [UDP-forming] 7 — translation MLSRSYTNLLDLASGNFPVMSRVGRARLPRVMTVPGIVSELDDDQAYSVSSDVPSSIVQDRIIIVANQLPVKAKRRPDNKGWSFSWDEDSLLLQLKDGLPEEMEVIYIGSLRVDVDVNEQDDVSQTLLERFKCVPAFLPPDILAKFYHGFCKQQLWPLFHYMLPFSADHGGRFDRSLWEAYVSANKFFAQKVIEVINPEDDYVWIHDYHLMVLPTFLRRRFNRLRMGFFLHSPFPSSEIYRTLPVREEILKALLNSDLIGFHTFDYARHFLSCCSRMLGLEYQSKRGYIGLEYYGRTVGIKIMPVGIHMGQIESVLHHADKEWRVGELRQQFEGKVVLLGVDDMDIFKGINLKLLAMEQMLKQHPKWQGRAVLVQIVNPARGRGRDIEDIETEIRASCNRINEVFGQPGYEPVVFIDQPVSISDRIAFYTIAECVVVTAVRDGMNLTPYEYVVCRQGISGSESGSDASGPKKSMLVVSEFIGCSPSLSGAIRVNPWNVEATAEAMNEAISMADPEKQLRHEKHYRYVSTHDVAYWSRSFLQDMERTCKDHFRRRCWGIGLSFGFRVVALDPNFRKLNIDTIVSAYERAKNRVILLDYDGTLMPKTSINKTPGLEVLSILNTLCGDSKNVVFIVSGRGRESLSKWFSPCEKLGIAAEHGYFLRWTRDQEWETCGQSTDFGWIQIAEPVTKQYTEATDGSSIEIKESALVWHHQDADPGFGSCQAKELLDHLESVLANEPVAVKSGQYIVEVKPQGVSKGLVAEKILSSIRENGRQSDFVLCVGDDRSDEDMFEGISAMARDALPSTSVFACTVGQKPSKAKYYLDDAGDVVTMLHSLAEASDQSTSPQTDNSP, via the exons ATGTTGTCTAGATCTTATACGAATCTTTTAGATCTGGCGTCGGGGAATTTCCCTGTGATGAGCCGTGTTGGAAGGGCCCGTCTTCCCCGCGTGATGACCGTCCCTGGTATTGTCTCCGAGCTTGACGACGATCAGGCCTATAGCGTCTCGTCAGACGTCCCGTCCTCAATCGTGCAGGATCGTATTATCATCGTCGCCAATCAGCTTCCTGTGAAGGCCAAGCGACGGCCTGACAACAAGGGCTGGAGTTTCAGTTGGGATGAGGATTCTCTGCTTCTGCAGTTGAAAGACGGATTGCCAGAGGAAATGGAGGTGATCTACATCGGCTCTTTGAGGGTTGATGTCGACGTGAATGAGCAGGACGATGTGTCGCAGACTCTGTTGGAGAGGTTCAAATGTGTTCCAGCCTTCCTGCCACCTGATATTCTGGCGAAGTTCTACCATGGGTTCTGCAAGCAGCAGCTGTGGCCACTGTTCCATTACATGCTGCCTTTCTCGGCCGATCATGGGGGCCGGTTTGATCGGTCTTTGTGGGAGGCCTATGTTTCTGCCAACAAGTTCTTTGCGCAGAAGGTGATCGAGGTTATAAACCCGGAAGATGATTATGTCTGGATCCATGACTACCATCTGATGGTGCTGCCAACCTTCTTGAGACGGCGTTTTAACCGGCTGAGGATGGGCTTCTTTCTACATAGCCCATTCCCATCTTCTGAGATCTATCGGACTCTTCCCGTTAGAGAAGAGATCCTCAAGGCCCTTCTGAATTCAGACCTGATTGGTTTCCACACATTTGATTACGCCAGGCATTTCCTTTCTTGTTGCAGCAGAATGTTGGGTTTGGAGTATCAATCGAAGAGGGGTTACATTGGATTGGAATATTatggacggacggttgggatTAAGATCATGCCTGTTGGGATTCACATGGGTCAGATAGAATCAGTGCTTCATCACGCAGATAAGGAGTGGAGAGTAGGAGAGCTTAGACAGCAGTTTGAGGGGAAGGTGGTTTTGCTTGGCGTTGATGACATGGATATATTTAAAGGGATAAATCTGAAGCTGTTGGCTATGGAGCAGATGCTCAAGCAACATCCTAAATGGCAGGGACGGGCGGTTTTGGTTCAGATTGTAAATCCTGCAAGGGGTAGAGGGAGAGATATTGAGGATATAGAAACTGAAATACGGGCAAGTTGCAATAGGATCAACGAAGTATTTGGACAGCCTGGTTATGAACCGGTGGTTTTCATTGACCAGCCTGTTTCAATCAGTGATAGGATTGCATTCTATACAATTGCAGAATGTGTTGTTGTTACGGCTGTCAGAGATGGCATGAACCTTACACCATATGAGTATGTTGTCTGTAGGCAAGGAATCTCTGGATCTGAATCGGGATCTGATGCAAGTGGCCCCAAAAAGAGCATGTTAGTGGTGTCAGAATTCATTGGGTGTTCTCCTTCACTCAGTGGTGCAATCCGAGTCAACCCGTGGAATGTCGAAGCGACTGCAGAGGCGATGAATGAGGCAATCTCAATGGCCGATCCCGAGAAACAGTTGCGACATGAGAAGCACTACAGATACGTGAGCACCCATGATGTGGCTTACTGGTCACGGAGTTTCTTGCAAGACATGGAGAGAACTTGCAAAGACCATTTCAGGAGAAGATGTTGGGGAATTGGATTGAGCTTCGGTTTCAGAGTTGTGGCACTTGATCCTAATTTCAGGAAGCTGAATATAGACACCATTGTCTCGGCATATGAAAGGGCCAAGAATAGGGTGATATTGTTGGATTATGATGGCACTTTGATGCCCAAAACCTCTATCAACAAAACCCCGGGCCTGGAAGTTTTATCAATCCTGAATACCCTCTGTGGCGATTCGAAAAATGTTGTTTTCATTGTCAGTGGAAGAGGGAGGGAAAGCTTAAGCAAGTGGTTTTCTCCATGTGAAAAGCTAGGAATTGCAGCAGAGCATGGCTACTTCTTGAG GTGGACGAGGGACCAGGAATGGGAAACCTGTGGCCAGAGTACTGATTTTGGTTGGATACAAATTGCCGAGCCTGTGACGAAACAGTATACAGAAGCTACTGATGGTTCTTCTATTGAAATCAAAGAGAGTGCATTGGTTTGGCACCATCAGGATGCAGACCCAGGCTTTGGATCCTGCCAGGCAAAGGAATTGTTAGACCATCTGGAGAGCGTACTAGCAAATGAACCTGTTGCTGTGAAGAGTGGTCAGTACATTGTAGAAGTGAAGCCTCAG GGAGTCAGCAAAGGCCTAGTTGCAGAAAAGATCCTGTCGTCAATTAGAGAAAACGGGAGGCAATCTGACTTTGTGCTGTGTGTTGGCGATGACAGATCCGATGAGGACATGTTCGAAGGCATCAGCGCAATGGCAAGGGATGCCCTCCCCTCTACATCAGTGTTTGCTTGCACGGTTGGGCAGAAGCCAAGCAAAGCCAAATATTATTTGGATGATGCAGGAGATGTCGTAACAATGCTACATTCTCTTGCCGAAGCCTCTGACCAATCAACCTCGCCTCAAACTGATAATTCTCCTTGA